In a single window of the Neospora caninum Liverpool complete genome, chromosome VIIa genome:
- a CDS encoding 3'-5' exoribonuclease CSL4, related — protein MPPGGLDQAREPEPSPSSSPRSPSFGSAHSRFYSSLVSPHLLCSTLSFPPSSSSSPSCLRLPTASGLPTRSADSSPTVCVLRAPGASLSPPSSPSAPASQVPHESLLPRSSFPLGQARDAAFDAFVPGGGLSWLQVRWKKKRGKKEKIILNAEQVATKTKYDERLGSRRESGFQIDASASPVFRLYERDSGASPLTLAVGSSRCRRFDWRTALPRSHPQVWRETFELKSLGLRQVGRQNACSRTEINTDDDEFTQANSRKRDSQASTSSSASSGGEFKQAAGVKESSMGRKQKRAFAGRTFVTPLTKLQHQAALPRSPLHARFDFPHTFHYDVFWGPPQVEEEPNKTACWVSFHVADLKLSDSQEQRLLDILGPERYDEQTGIACLEADVFPQLNHNAAYLGESDLPSAPISNSGVLPKREARRETHQIRTACHPHAEPSPRSCRLTVNVYPVSPARWRYSSTAYARGAKSVNRVTNDTGLAADTGTHTEMKIARTFAGKTWPTAYCVLPCTQQPADFLKTKTKMALVATSIHP, from the exons ATGCCACCCGGCGGCTTAGATCAGGCACGTGAACCTGAgccctcgccctcctcttcgccgcgttcgccttcgtttGGGTCTGCTCACTCCCGATTCTACTCTTCTCTTGTATCTCCGCACCTGCTGTGTTCGACGTTGTCATTCCCTCccagttcttcctcttctccgtcgtgtCTTCGCTTGCCTACTGCTTCTGGCTTGCCTACTCGCTCCGCTGATTCGTCTCCAACCGTCTGTGTTCTACGCGCTCCCGgtgcctccctttctccccccaGTTCGCCCTCTGCTCCAGCATCCCAGGTTCCGCACGAGAGCCTCTTGCCGCGATCCTCTTTTCCGCTCGGGCAAGCGCGCGATGCAGCGTTCGACGCCTTCGTCCCCGGTGGCGGTTTGTCGTGGCTGCAAGTTcggtggaagaagaaacgaggaaagaaggaaaaaatcATCTTGAATGCGGAGCAAGTTGCAACGAAAACAAAGTACGACGAACGATTGGGCTCCCGACGGGAGTCAGGTTTCCAGATCGACGCGTCCGCTTCCCCCGTTTTCAGGCTCTACGAAAGGGACTCCGGTGCATCCCCCCTAACGCTTGCTGTCGGTTCCTCTC GCTGCCGCCGATTCGATTGGAGGACCGCGTTACCCCGGAGCCACCCGCAAGTGTGGCGAGAAACATTCGAGCTCAAATCTCTCGGGCTGCGGCAGGTTGGAAGACAAAACGCATGTTCACGTACCGAAATAAATACCGA CGATGACGAGTTCACACAGGCGAActcgcgaaagagagacagtcaGGCGTCGACCTCCAGCTCGGCCTCGTCTGGAGGCGAGTTCAAGCAGGCTGCCGGCGTGAAGGAATCGTCCATGGGACGGAAGCAGAAGCGTGCGTTTGCTGGCCGCACGTTTGTGACCCCCCTCACGAAGCTGCAGCACCAGGCGGCGCTCCCGCGATCTCCTC tgcatgcgcgcttcGACTTTCCCCACACTTTCCACTACGAC GTTTTCTGGGGCCCGCCTCAGGTGGAAGAAGAGCCAAACAAAACGGCGTGCTGGGTGTCCTTCCACGTGGCCGACCTGAAACTCTCCGACAG TCAAGAACAGCGGCTCCTGGACATATTGGGCCCCGAGCGATACGACGAGCAGACTGGAATAGCCTGCCTGGAAGCAGATGTTTTCCCTCAGCTCAACCACAACGCTGCCTACTTGGGTGAGTCAGATCTCCCTTCTGCGCCGATCAGCAATTCAGGAGTCCTCCcgaagagggaagcgagaagggaaacgcatCAGATCCGCACCGCGTGTCATCCACATGCAGAACCATCGCCACGTTCATGCAGGCTGACAGTGAATGTATACCCTGTTTCCCCAGCCCGTTG GAGATATTCTTCAACAGCTTATGCGAGAGGTGCAAAAAGCGTGAATCGTGTCACAAATGACACAGGACTGGCCGCTGACACAGGAACGCACACAGAAATGAAGATTGCCCGCACATTCGCAGGAAAGACCTGGCCTACAGCCTATTGCGTCCTTCCGTGTACGCAGCAGCCAGCGGATTTTTtaaagacgaaaacgaagatgGCTTTAGTTGCAACGAGCATACACCCTTGA
- a CDS encoding 3'-5' exoribonuclease CSL4, related — protein MEANCPSLPPSSQPLLPPGLEGVNSQRGDRLSPGGQRTSTAASQPREAPTSASLHVSGSPAKSSVASKAVRTPGERLGSTSEFAPGRGTYVKDDFIYAAIVGLEHVGPPSPRPPTSAEGTREESKAAGLPVLSVVSSAKCAAVLPTTGCFVLAQVTKISHHRVDCSILAVDGQTLAEPFRGFIRSQDIRETDVDSVDVLECYKPGDVVRAKVISVGDGRCYVLSTASAELGVLFAQGKDGSQLQPVTCKLMRCDVTGRLQKRKVAAPVLLS, from the exons ATGGAGGCGAACTGcccttcgcttccgccttcctcacaGCCCCTCTTGCCACCGGGGCTCGAAGGTGTGAACTCTCAGCGCGGCGACCGTTTGTCTCCGGGAGGGCAACGAACGTCGACAGCAGCAAGTCAACCAAGGGAGGCGCCGACTTCGGCTAGCCTCCACGTCTCTGGGTCCCCAGCCAAGTCTTCTGTGGCAAGCAAGGCTGTACGGACACCTGGCGAGCGTCTTGGCAGTACATCCGAGTTTGCACCTGGCAGAGGAACTTACGTCAAGGACGATTTCATTTACGCCGCCATTGTTGGACTCGAGCACGTCGGCCCACCTTCCCCCCGCCCGCCGACCAGCGCAGAGGGTACACGTGAAGAGAGCAAG GCTGCTGGGCTTCCCGTCCTTTCGGTCGTATCCTCCGCGAAGTGCGCCGCCGTCCTCCCGACAACAGGCTGCTTTGTCCTCGCTCAG GTCACAAAGATATCCCATCACCGCGTCGACTGCTCGATTCTCGCCGTGGACGGCCAGACGTTAGCGGAGCCGTTCCGTGGTTTTATCCG GTCGCAGGATATTCGGGAGACCGACGTGGACTCAGTTGACGTTCTGGAATGTTACAAACCCGGCGATGTCGTCCGAGCAAAGGTC ATATCAGTGGGAGACGGTCGCTGCTACGTGCTTTCGACGGCCTCGGCAGAACTTGGTGTGCTCTTCGCTCAAGGCAAAGACGGCAGTCAGCTGCAACCTGTCACGTGCAAGCTCATGCGTTGCGACGTTACCGGCCGCCTTCAGAAAAG AAAGGTGGCTGCTCCCGTTTTGCTCTCGTGA